One Equus asinus isolate D_3611 breed Donkey chromosome 26, EquAss-T2T_v2, whole genome shotgun sequence genomic window carries:
- the LOC106840877 gene encoding leukocyte immunoglobulin-like receptor subfamily B member 3 isoform X19: protein MGGRARTPVLTALLCLVLCPGLWNQVQAGAAPKPSIWADPAPMVTKGSSVTIWCQGSLQAEVYHLYKERVSIPVKTETPQDSSNKTSFSIESMSSHTAGLYQCAYNTSMNSSSERSDALPLLVTGVYNAPSLSAHPGPVVASGENVSLLCSSENTSVTFHLLKEGGADPPRHMESRTHHRRGQALFPVGPVNTSHGGTYRCYGSHSSYPYVWSHPSNPLHLEVTGVYREPSLSAQSGSLVLSGDNLTLQCRSEAGFDKFALTRDEALTPPQHLHGQHSANFPLGHVDHTHRGQYRCYGRHNLSYAWSAPSAPLDILVAGMYEKPFLSAQLGRVSWGDNVTLQCGSEIWFDTFHLSKEGSPAPPQLLRLQDTAAPFQANFTIGPVTSDHEGTYRCYGSHSTSPHLLSLPSDPLELRVSGLTWYLNVLIGVTVAFVLLLSLLLLFLLTRHQRQDKRRTPGAADPQPKHRGLQISSSPAADTQEQTLYAAVKDTQPEEGVELGHQSLHDEDPQGATYAQVNHSRARLRQGVATSPAPLSEELLNAKHRQAEEDRQMHRQAAASEDPQDVTYAQLNHLILRREMTPPSSQSEEPPAEPSVYAALAIH, encoded by the exons atgggaggcagggccaggacaCCTGTCCTCACTGCCCTTCTCTGCCTGG TGCTGTGTCCGGGCCTGTGGAACCAGGTACAGGCGG GAGCTGCCCCCAAACCCTCCATCTGGGCTGACCCCGCCCCCATGGTCACCAAGGGGAGCTCTGTGACCATCTGGTGTCAGGGGTCTTTGCAGGCTGAAGTCTACCATCTGTATAAAGAGAGGGTCTCTATACCCGTGAAGACAGAGACCCCACAGGACTCCAGCAACAAGACCAGTTTCTCCATCGAATCTATGAGCTCACACACTGCAGGGCTGTATCAGTGTGCGTACAACACCAGCATGAACAGCTCATCAGAGCGCAGTGACGCCCTGCCCCTGCTGGTGACAG gaGTGTACAACGCACCCTCCCTCTCAGCCCACCCAGGCCCTGTGGTGGCTTCAGGAGAGAATGTGTCCCTCTTGTGCAGCTCAGAGAACACATCTGTCACTTTCCATCTGCTGAAGGAGGGAGGAGCTGACCCTCCCAGACACATGGAATCAAGGACCCATCATAGGAGGGGGCAGGCCCTCTTCCCTGTGGGCCCTGTGAACACCTCCCATGGGGGGACCTACAGATGCTATGGTTCTCACAGCTCCTACCCCTATGTGTGGTCACACCCCAGCAACCCTCTGCATCTCGAAGTCACAG gtGTGTACAGGGAGCCCTCCCTCTCAGCCCAATCTGGCTCGCTGGTGCTCTCTGGAGACAACCTGACCCTCCAGTGTCGCTCAGAGGCCGGCTTTGACAAATTCGCTCTTACCAGGGATGAGGCGCTCACACCCCCCCAGCATCTTCATGGGCAGCACAGCGCCAACTTCCCCCTGGGCCATGTGGACCACACCCACAGGGGCCAGTACAGATGCTATGGTAGACACAACCTCTCCTATGCATGGTCAGCCCCCAGCGCACCCCTGGACATCCTGGTCGCAG GGATGTATGAGAAACCCTTTCTCTCAGCCCAGCTGGGGAGAGTGTCCTGGGGAGACAATGTGACCCTGCAGTGTGGCTCTGAGATCTGGTTCGATACCTTCCATCTGTCCAAGGAGGGGTCAcctgctcctccccagctccttcGTCTGCAGGACACGGCCGCCCCCTTTCAGGCCAACTTCACCATCGGTCCTGTGACCTCAGACCATGAGGGGACCTACAGGTGCTACGGCTCACACAGCACCTCCCCCCACCTGTTGTCACTGCCCAGTGACCCCCTGGAGCTCCGGGTCTCAG GTCTCACATGGTATCTGAACGTTCTGATTGGAGTCACGGTGGCCTTCgtcctgctcctctccctcctcctcctcttcctccttaccCGACACCAGCGTCAGGACAAACGCAGGACACCAG GGGCTGCAGACCCACAGCCCAAGCACAGAGGCCTGCAGATCAG ctccagtCCAGCTGCTGACACCCAGGAACAGACCCTCT ATGCCGCCGTGAAGGACACACAGCCTGAGGAGGGCGTGGAGCTGGGCCATCAG AGCCTCCATGATGAAGACCCCCAAGGAGCGACATACGCCCAGGTGAACCACTCAAGAGCAAGACTCAGGCAGGGAGTGGCCACCTCTCCTGCCCCACTGTCAGAGGAACTGTTGAACGCTAAGCACAGACAAGCAGAAGAGGACAGACAGATGCACAGACAG GCTGCTGCATCTGAAGACCCCCAGGACGTGACCTATGCCCAGCTGAACCACTTGATCCTCAGACGGGAGATGACACCCCCTTCCTCCCAGTCAGAGGAgcccccagcagagcccagcGTGTACGCTGCTCTGGCCATCCATTAG
- the LOC106840877 gene encoding leukocyte immunoglobulin-like receptor subfamily B member 3 isoform X33 produces MGGRARTPVLTALLCLVLCPGLWNQVQAGAAPKPSIWADPAPMVTKGSSVTIWCQGSLQAEVYHLYKERVSIPVKTETPQDSSNKTSFSIESMSSHTAGLYQCAYNTSMNSSSERSDALPLLVTGVYNAPSLSAHPGPVVASGENVSLLCSSENTSVTFHLLKEGGADPPRHMESRTHHRRGQALFPVGPVNTSHGGTYRCYGSHSSYPYVWSHPSNPLHLEVTGMYEKPFLSAQLGRVSWGDNVTLQCGSEIWFDTFHLSKEGSPAPPQLLRLQDTAAPFQANFTIGPVTSDHEGTYRCYGSHSTSPHLLSLPSDPLELRVSGLTWYLNVLIGVTVAFVLLLSLLLLFLLTRHQRQDKRRTPAQTQADLQFPAGAADPQPKHRGLQISSSPAADTQEQTLYAAVKDTQPEEGVELGHQSLHDEDPQGATYAQVNHSRARLRQGVATSPAPLSEELLNAKHRQAEEDRQMHRQAAASEDPQDVTYAQLNHLILRREMTPPSSQSEEPPAEPSVYAALAIH; encoded by the exons atgggaggcagggccaggacaCCTGTCCTCACTGCCCTTCTCTGCCTGG TGCTGTGTCCGGGCCTGTGGAACCAGGTACAGGCGG GAGCTGCCCCCAAACCCTCCATCTGGGCTGACCCCGCCCCCATGGTCACCAAGGGGAGCTCTGTGACCATCTGGTGTCAGGGGTCTTTGCAGGCTGAAGTCTACCATCTGTATAAAGAGAGGGTCTCTATACCCGTGAAGACAGAGACCCCACAGGACTCCAGCAACAAGACCAGTTTCTCCATCGAATCTATGAGCTCACACACTGCAGGGCTGTATCAGTGTGCGTACAACACCAGCATGAACAGCTCATCAGAGCGCAGTGACGCCCTGCCCCTGCTGGTGACAG gaGTGTACAACGCACCCTCCCTCTCAGCCCACCCAGGCCCTGTGGTGGCTTCAGGAGAGAATGTGTCCCTCTTGTGCAGCTCAGAGAACACATCTGTCACTTTCCATCTGCTGAAGGAGGGAGGAGCTGACCCTCCCAGACACATGGAATCAAGGACCCATCATAGGAGGGGGCAGGCCCTCTTCCCTGTGGGCCCTGTGAACACCTCCCATGGGGGGACCTACAGATGCTATGGTTCTCACAGCTCCTACCCCTATGTGTGGTCACACCCCAGCAACCCTCTGCATCTCGAAGTCACAG GGATGTATGAGAAACCCTTTCTCTCAGCCCAGCTGGGGAGAGTGTCCTGGGGAGACAATGTGACCCTGCAGTGTGGCTCTGAGATCTGGTTCGATACCTTCCATCTGTCCAAGGAGGGGTCAcctgctcctccccagctccttcGTCTGCAGGACACGGCCGCCCCCTTTCAGGCCAACTTCACCATCGGTCCTGTGACCTCAGACCATGAGGGGACCTACAGGTGCTACGGCTCACACAGCACCTCCCCCCACCTGTTGTCACTGCCCAGTGACCCCCTGGAGCTCCGGGTCTCAG GTCTCACATGGTATCTGAACGTTCTGATTGGAGTCACGGTGGCCTTCgtcctgctcctctccctcctcctcctcttcctccttaccCGACACCAGCGTCAGGACAAACGCAGGACACCAG CCCAGACACAGGCTGATCTCCAATTTCCTGCAGGGGCTGCAGACCCACAGCCCAAGCACAGAGGCCTGCAGATCAG ctccagtCCAGCTGCTGACACCCAGGAACAGACCCTCT ATGCCGCCGTGAAGGACACACAGCCTGAGGAGGGCGTGGAGCTGGGCCATCAG AGCCTCCATGATGAAGACCCCCAAGGAGCGACATACGCCCAGGTGAACCACTCAAGAGCAAGACTCAGGCAGGGAGTGGCCACCTCTCCTGCCCCACTGTCAGAGGAACTGTTGAACGCTAAGCACAGACAAGCAGAAGAGGACAGACAGATGCACAGACAG GCTGCTGCATCTGAAGACCCCCAGGACGTGACCTATGCCCAGCTGAACCACTTGATCCTCAGACGGGAGATGACACCCCCTTCCTCCCAGTCAGAGGAgcccccagcagagcccagcGTGTACGCTGCTCTGGCCATCCATTAG
- the LOC106840877 gene encoding leukocyte immunoglobulin-like receptor subfamily B member 3 isoform X10, which translates to MGGRARTPVLTALLCLVLCPGLWNQVQAGAAPKPSIWADPAPMVTKGSSVTIWCQGSLQAEVYHLYKERVSIPVKTETPQDSSNKTSFSIESMSSHTAGLYQCAYNTSMNSSSERSDALPLLVTGVYNAPSLSAHPGPVVASGENVSLLCSSENTSVTFHLLKEGGADPPRHMESRTHHRRGQALFPVGPVNTSHGGTYRCYGSHSSYPYVWSHPSNPLHLEVTGVYREPSLSAQSGSLVLSGDNLTLQCRSEAGFDKFALTRDEALTPPQHLHGQHSANFPLGHVDHTHRGQYRCYGRHNLSYAWSAPSAPLDILVAGMYEKPFLSAQLGRVSWGDNVTLQCGSEIWFDTFHLSKEGSPAPPQLLRLQDTAAPFQANFTIGPVTSDHEGTYRCYGSHSTSPHLLSLPSDPLELRVSGDSEDPLSPGESGTRWGLTWYLNVLIGVTVAFVLLLSLLLLFLLTRHQRQDKRRTPAQTQADLQFPAGAADPQPKHRGLQISSSPAADTQEQTLYAAVKDTQPEEGVELGHQSLHDEDPQGATYAQVNHSRARLRQGVATSPAPLSEELLNAKHRQAEEDRQMHRQAAASEDPQDVTYAQLNHLILRREMTPPSSQSEEPPAEPSVYAALAIH; encoded by the exons atgggaggcagggccaggacaCCTGTCCTCACTGCCCTTCTCTGCCTGG TGCTGTGTCCGGGCCTGTGGAACCAGGTACAGGCGG GAGCTGCCCCCAAACCCTCCATCTGGGCTGACCCCGCCCCCATGGTCACCAAGGGGAGCTCTGTGACCATCTGGTGTCAGGGGTCTTTGCAGGCTGAAGTCTACCATCTGTATAAAGAGAGGGTCTCTATACCCGTGAAGACAGAGACCCCACAGGACTCCAGCAACAAGACCAGTTTCTCCATCGAATCTATGAGCTCACACACTGCAGGGCTGTATCAGTGTGCGTACAACACCAGCATGAACAGCTCATCAGAGCGCAGTGACGCCCTGCCCCTGCTGGTGACAG gaGTGTACAACGCACCCTCCCTCTCAGCCCACCCAGGCCCTGTGGTGGCTTCAGGAGAGAATGTGTCCCTCTTGTGCAGCTCAGAGAACACATCTGTCACTTTCCATCTGCTGAAGGAGGGAGGAGCTGACCCTCCCAGACACATGGAATCAAGGACCCATCATAGGAGGGGGCAGGCCCTCTTCCCTGTGGGCCCTGTGAACACCTCCCATGGGGGGACCTACAGATGCTATGGTTCTCACAGCTCCTACCCCTATGTGTGGTCACACCCCAGCAACCCTCTGCATCTCGAAGTCACAG gtGTGTACAGGGAGCCCTCCCTCTCAGCCCAATCTGGCTCGCTGGTGCTCTCTGGAGACAACCTGACCCTCCAGTGTCGCTCAGAGGCCGGCTTTGACAAATTCGCTCTTACCAGGGATGAGGCGCTCACACCCCCCCAGCATCTTCATGGGCAGCACAGCGCCAACTTCCCCCTGGGCCATGTGGACCACACCCACAGGGGCCAGTACAGATGCTATGGTAGACACAACCTCTCCTATGCATGGTCAGCCCCCAGCGCACCCCTGGACATCCTGGTCGCAG GGATGTATGAGAAACCCTTTCTCTCAGCCCAGCTGGGGAGAGTGTCCTGGGGAGACAATGTGACCCTGCAGTGTGGCTCTGAGATCTGGTTCGATACCTTCCATCTGTCCAAGGAGGGGTCAcctgctcctccccagctccttcGTCTGCAGGACACGGCCGCCCCCTTTCAGGCCAACTTCACCATCGGTCCTGTGACCTCAGACCATGAGGGGACCTACAGGTGCTACGGCTCACACAGCACCTCCCCCCACCTGTTGTCACTGCCCAGTGACCCCCTGGAGCTCCGGGTCTCAG GAGACTCTGAGGATCCACTCTCCCCCGGGGAGTCAGGCACAAGGTGGG GTCTCACATGGTATCTGAACGTTCTGATTGGAGTCACGGTGGCCTTCgtcctgctcctctccctcctcctcctcttcctccttaccCGACACCAGCGTCAGGACAAACGCAGGACACCAG CCCAGACACAGGCTGATCTCCAATTTCCTGCAGGGGCTGCAGACCCACAGCCCAAGCACAGAGGCCTGCAGATCAG ctccagtCCAGCTGCTGACACCCAGGAACAGACCCTCT ATGCCGCCGTGAAGGACACACAGCCTGAGGAGGGCGTGGAGCTGGGCCATCAG AGCCTCCATGATGAAGACCCCCAAGGAGCGACATACGCCCAGGTGAACCACTCAAGAGCAAGACTCAGGCAGGGAGTGGCCACCTCTCCTGCCCCACTGTCAGAGGAACTGTTGAACGCTAAGCACAGACAAGCAGAAGAGGACAGACAGATGCACAGACAG GCTGCTGCATCTGAAGACCCCCAGGACGTGACCTATGCCCAGCTGAACCACTTGATCCTCAGACGGGAGATGACACCCCCTTCCTCCCAGTCAGAGGAgcccccagcagagcccagcGTGTACGCTGCTCTGGCCATCCATTAG
- the LOC106840877 gene encoding leukocyte immunoglobulin-like receptor subfamily B member 3 isoform X36 yields MGGRARTPVLTALLCLVLCPGLWNQVQAGAAPKPSIWADPAPMVTKGSSVTIWCQGSLQAEVYHLYKERVSIPVKTETPQDSSNKTSFSIESMSSHTAGLYQCAYNTSMNSSSERSDALPLLVTGVYNAPSLSAHPGPVVASGENVSLLCSSENTSVTFHLLKEGGADPPRHMESRTHHRRGQALFPVGPVNTSHGGTYRCYGSHSSYPYVWSHPSNPLHLEVTGMYEKPFLSAQLGRVSWGDNVTLQCGSEIWFDTFHLSKEGSPAPPQLLRLQDTAAPFQANFTIGPVTSDHEGTYRCYGSHSTSPHLLSLPSDPLELRVSGLTWYLNVLIGVTVAFVLLLSLLLLFLLTRHQRQDKRRTPGAADPQPKHRGLQISSSPAADTQEQTLYAAVKDTQPEEGVELGHQSLHDEDPQGATYAQVNHSRARLRQGVATSPAPLSEELLNAKHRQAEEDRQMHRQAAASEDPQDVTYAQLNHLILRREMTPPSSQSEEPPAEPSVYAALAIH; encoded by the exons atgggaggcagggccaggacaCCTGTCCTCACTGCCCTTCTCTGCCTGG TGCTGTGTCCGGGCCTGTGGAACCAGGTACAGGCGG GAGCTGCCCCCAAACCCTCCATCTGGGCTGACCCCGCCCCCATGGTCACCAAGGGGAGCTCTGTGACCATCTGGTGTCAGGGGTCTTTGCAGGCTGAAGTCTACCATCTGTATAAAGAGAGGGTCTCTATACCCGTGAAGACAGAGACCCCACAGGACTCCAGCAACAAGACCAGTTTCTCCATCGAATCTATGAGCTCACACACTGCAGGGCTGTATCAGTGTGCGTACAACACCAGCATGAACAGCTCATCAGAGCGCAGTGACGCCCTGCCCCTGCTGGTGACAG gaGTGTACAACGCACCCTCCCTCTCAGCCCACCCAGGCCCTGTGGTGGCTTCAGGAGAGAATGTGTCCCTCTTGTGCAGCTCAGAGAACACATCTGTCACTTTCCATCTGCTGAAGGAGGGAGGAGCTGACCCTCCCAGACACATGGAATCAAGGACCCATCATAGGAGGGGGCAGGCCCTCTTCCCTGTGGGCCCTGTGAACACCTCCCATGGGGGGACCTACAGATGCTATGGTTCTCACAGCTCCTACCCCTATGTGTGGTCACACCCCAGCAACCCTCTGCATCTCGAAGTCACAG GGATGTATGAGAAACCCTTTCTCTCAGCCCAGCTGGGGAGAGTGTCCTGGGGAGACAATGTGACCCTGCAGTGTGGCTCTGAGATCTGGTTCGATACCTTCCATCTGTCCAAGGAGGGGTCAcctgctcctccccagctccttcGTCTGCAGGACACGGCCGCCCCCTTTCAGGCCAACTTCACCATCGGTCCTGTGACCTCAGACCATGAGGGGACCTACAGGTGCTACGGCTCACACAGCACCTCCCCCCACCTGTTGTCACTGCCCAGTGACCCCCTGGAGCTCCGGGTCTCAG GTCTCACATGGTATCTGAACGTTCTGATTGGAGTCACGGTGGCCTTCgtcctgctcctctccctcctcctcctcttcctccttaccCGACACCAGCGTCAGGACAAACGCAGGACACCAG GGGCTGCAGACCCACAGCCCAAGCACAGAGGCCTGCAGATCAG ctccagtCCAGCTGCTGACACCCAGGAACAGACCCTCT ATGCCGCCGTGAAGGACACACAGCCTGAGGAGGGCGTGGAGCTGGGCCATCAG AGCCTCCATGATGAAGACCCCCAAGGAGCGACATACGCCCAGGTGAACCACTCAAGAGCAAGACTCAGGCAGGGAGTGGCCACCTCTCCTGCCCCACTGTCAGAGGAACTGTTGAACGCTAAGCACAGACAAGCAGAAGAGGACAGACAGATGCACAGACAG GCTGCTGCATCTGAAGACCCCCAGGACGTGACCTATGCCCAGCTGAACCACTTGATCCTCAGACGGGAGATGACACCCCCTTCCTCCCAGTCAGAGGAgcccccagcagagcccagcGTGTACGCTGCTCTGGCCATCCATTAG
- the LOC106840877 gene encoding leukocyte immunoglobulin-like receptor subfamily B member 3 isoform X9 — translation MGGRARTPVLTALLCLVLCPGLWNQVQAGAAPKPSIWADPAPMVTKGSSVTIWCQGSLQAEVYHLYKERVSIPVKTETPQDSSNKTSFSIESMSSHTAGLYQCAYNTSMNSSSERSDALPLLVTGVYNAPSLSAHPGPVVASGENVSLLCSSENTSVTFHLLKEGGADPPRHMESRTHHRRGQALFPVGPVNTSHGGTYRCYGSHSSYPYVWSHPSNPLHLEVTGVYREPSLSAQSGSLVLSGDNLTLQCRSEAGFDKFALTRDEALTPPQHLHGQHSANFPLGHVDHTHRGQYRCYGRHNLSYAWSAPSAPLDILVAGMYEKPFLSAQLGRVSWGDNVTLQCGSEIWFDTFHLSKEGSPAPPQLLRLQDTAAPFQANFTIGPVTSDHEGTYRCYGSHSTSPHLLSLPSDPLELRVSGDSEDPLSPGESGTRWGLTWYLNVLIGVTVAFVLLLSLLLLFLLTRHQRQDKRRTPAQTQADLQFPAGAADPQPKHRGLQISSSPAADTQEQTLSDAAVKDTQPEEGVELGHQSLHDEDPQGATYAQVNHSRARLRQGVATSPAPLSEELLNAKHRQAEEDRQMHRQAAASEDPQDVTYAQLNHLILRREMTPPSSQSEEPPAEPSVYAALAIH, via the exons atgggaggcagggccaggacaCCTGTCCTCACTGCCCTTCTCTGCCTGG TGCTGTGTCCGGGCCTGTGGAACCAGGTACAGGCGG GAGCTGCCCCCAAACCCTCCATCTGGGCTGACCCCGCCCCCATGGTCACCAAGGGGAGCTCTGTGACCATCTGGTGTCAGGGGTCTTTGCAGGCTGAAGTCTACCATCTGTATAAAGAGAGGGTCTCTATACCCGTGAAGACAGAGACCCCACAGGACTCCAGCAACAAGACCAGTTTCTCCATCGAATCTATGAGCTCACACACTGCAGGGCTGTATCAGTGTGCGTACAACACCAGCATGAACAGCTCATCAGAGCGCAGTGACGCCCTGCCCCTGCTGGTGACAG gaGTGTACAACGCACCCTCCCTCTCAGCCCACCCAGGCCCTGTGGTGGCTTCAGGAGAGAATGTGTCCCTCTTGTGCAGCTCAGAGAACACATCTGTCACTTTCCATCTGCTGAAGGAGGGAGGAGCTGACCCTCCCAGACACATGGAATCAAGGACCCATCATAGGAGGGGGCAGGCCCTCTTCCCTGTGGGCCCTGTGAACACCTCCCATGGGGGGACCTACAGATGCTATGGTTCTCACAGCTCCTACCCCTATGTGTGGTCACACCCCAGCAACCCTCTGCATCTCGAAGTCACAG gtGTGTACAGGGAGCCCTCCCTCTCAGCCCAATCTGGCTCGCTGGTGCTCTCTGGAGACAACCTGACCCTCCAGTGTCGCTCAGAGGCCGGCTTTGACAAATTCGCTCTTACCAGGGATGAGGCGCTCACACCCCCCCAGCATCTTCATGGGCAGCACAGCGCCAACTTCCCCCTGGGCCATGTGGACCACACCCACAGGGGCCAGTACAGATGCTATGGTAGACACAACCTCTCCTATGCATGGTCAGCCCCCAGCGCACCCCTGGACATCCTGGTCGCAG GGATGTATGAGAAACCCTTTCTCTCAGCCCAGCTGGGGAGAGTGTCCTGGGGAGACAATGTGACCCTGCAGTGTGGCTCTGAGATCTGGTTCGATACCTTCCATCTGTCCAAGGAGGGGTCAcctgctcctccccagctccttcGTCTGCAGGACACGGCCGCCCCCTTTCAGGCCAACTTCACCATCGGTCCTGTGACCTCAGACCATGAGGGGACCTACAGGTGCTACGGCTCACACAGCACCTCCCCCCACCTGTTGTCACTGCCCAGTGACCCCCTGGAGCTCCGGGTCTCAG GAGACTCTGAGGATCCACTCTCCCCCGGGGAGTCAGGCACAAGGTGGG GTCTCACATGGTATCTGAACGTTCTGATTGGAGTCACGGTGGCCTTCgtcctgctcctctccctcctcctcctcttcctccttaccCGACACCAGCGTCAGGACAAACGCAGGACACCAG CCCAGACACAGGCTGATCTCCAATTTCCTGCAGGGGCTGCAGACCCACAGCCCAAGCACAGAGGCCTGCAGATCAG ctccagtCCAGCTGCTGACACCCAGGAACAGACCCTCT CAGATGCCGCCGTGAAGGACACACAGCCTGAGGAGGGCGTGGAGCTGGGCCATCAG AGCCTCCATGATGAAGACCCCCAAGGAGCGACATACGCCCAGGTGAACCACTCAAGAGCAAGACTCAGGCAGGGAGTGGCCACCTCTCCTGCCCCACTGTCAGAGGAACTGTTGAACGCTAAGCACAGACAAGCAGAAGAGGACAGACAGATGCACAGACAG GCTGCTGCATCTGAAGACCCCCAGGACGTGACCTATGCCCAGCTGAACCACTTGATCCTCAGACGGGAGATGACACCCCCTTCCTCCCAGTCAGAGGAgcccccagcagagcccagcGTGTACGCTGCTCTGGCCATCCATTAG
- the LOC106840877 gene encoding leukocyte immunoglobulin-like receptor subfamily B member 3 isoform X15, with protein MGGRARTPVLTALLCLVLCPGLWNQVQAGAAPKPSIWADPAPMVTKGSSVTIWCQGSLQAEVYHLYKERVSIPVKTETPQDSSNKTSFSIESMSSHTAGLYQCAYNTSMNSSSERSDALPLLVTGVYNAPSLSAHPGPVVASGENVSLLCSSENTSVTFHLLKEGGADPPRHMESRTHHRRGQALFPVGPVNTSHGGTYRCYGSHSSYPYVWSHPSNPLHLEVTGVYREPSLSAQSGSLVLSGDNLTLQCRSEAGFDKFALTRDEALTPPQHLHGQHSANFPLGHVDHTHRGQYRCYGRHNLSYAWSAPSAPLDILVAGMYEKPFLSAQLGRVSWGDNVTLQCGSEIWFDTFHLSKEGSPAPPQLLRLQDTAAPFQANFTIGPVTSDHEGTYRCYGSHSTSPHLLSLPSDPLELRVSGLTWYLNVLIGVTVAFVLLLSLLLLFLLTRHQRQDKRRTPAQTQADLQFPAGAADPQPKHRGLQISSSPAADTQEQTLYAAVKDTQPEEGVELGHQQSLHDEDPQGATYAQVNHSRARLRQGVATSPAPLSEELLNAKHRQAEEDRQMHRQAAASEDPQDVTYAQLNHLILRREMTPPSSQSEEPPAEPSVYAALAIH; from the exons atgggaggcagggccaggacaCCTGTCCTCACTGCCCTTCTCTGCCTGG TGCTGTGTCCGGGCCTGTGGAACCAGGTACAGGCGG GAGCTGCCCCCAAACCCTCCATCTGGGCTGACCCCGCCCCCATGGTCACCAAGGGGAGCTCTGTGACCATCTGGTGTCAGGGGTCTTTGCAGGCTGAAGTCTACCATCTGTATAAAGAGAGGGTCTCTATACCCGTGAAGACAGAGACCCCACAGGACTCCAGCAACAAGACCAGTTTCTCCATCGAATCTATGAGCTCACACACTGCAGGGCTGTATCAGTGTGCGTACAACACCAGCATGAACAGCTCATCAGAGCGCAGTGACGCCCTGCCCCTGCTGGTGACAG gaGTGTACAACGCACCCTCCCTCTCAGCCCACCCAGGCCCTGTGGTGGCTTCAGGAGAGAATGTGTCCCTCTTGTGCAGCTCAGAGAACACATCTGTCACTTTCCATCTGCTGAAGGAGGGAGGAGCTGACCCTCCCAGACACATGGAATCAAGGACCCATCATAGGAGGGGGCAGGCCCTCTTCCCTGTGGGCCCTGTGAACACCTCCCATGGGGGGACCTACAGATGCTATGGTTCTCACAGCTCCTACCCCTATGTGTGGTCACACCCCAGCAACCCTCTGCATCTCGAAGTCACAG gtGTGTACAGGGAGCCCTCCCTCTCAGCCCAATCTGGCTCGCTGGTGCTCTCTGGAGACAACCTGACCCTCCAGTGTCGCTCAGAGGCCGGCTTTGACAAATTCGCTCTTACCAGGGATGAGGCGCTCACACCCCCCCAGCATCTTCATGGGCAGCACAGCGCCAACTTCCCCCTGGGCCATGTGGACCACACCCACAGGGGCCAGTACAGATGCTATGGTAGACACAACCTCTCCTATGCATGGTCAGCCCCCAGCGCACCCCTGGACATCCTGGTCGCAG GGATGTATGAGAAACCCTTTCTCTCAGCCCAGCTGGGGAGAGTGTCCTGGGGAGACAATGTGACCCTGCAGTGTGGCTCTGAGATCTGGTTCGATACCTTCCATCTGTCCAAGGAGGGGTCAcctgctcctccccagctccttcGTCTGCAGGACACGGCCGCCCCCTTTCAGGCCAACTTCACCATCGGTCCTGTGACCTCAGACCATGAGGGGACCTACAGGTGCTACGGCTCACACAGCACCTCCCCCCACCTGTTGTCACTGCCCAGTGACCCCCTGGAGCTCCGGGTCTCAG GTCTCACATGGTATCTGAACGTTCTGATTGGAGTCACGGTGGCCTTCgtcctgctcctctccctcctcctcctcttcctccttaccCGACACCAGCGTCAGGACAAACGCAGGACACCAG CCCAGACACAGGCTGATCTCCAATTTCCTGCAGGGGCTGCAGACCCACAGCCCAAGCACAGAGGCCTGCAGATCAG ctccagtCCAGCTGCTGACACCCAGGAACAGACCCTCT ATGCCGCCGTGAAGGACACACAGCCTGAGGAGGGCGTGGAGCTGGGCCATCAG cAGAGCCTCCATGATGAAGACCCCCAAGGAGCGACATACGCCCAGGTGAACCACTCAAGAGCAAGACTCAGGCAGGGAGTGGCCACCTCTCCTGCCCCACTGTCAGAGGAACTGTTGAACGCTAAGCACAGACAAGCAGAAGAGGACAGACAGATGCACAGACAG GCTGCTGCATCTGAAGACCCCCAGGACGTGACCTATGCCCAGCTGAACCACTTGATCCTCAGACGGGAGATGACACCCCCTTCCTCCCAGTCAGAGGAgcccccagcagagcccagcGTGTACGCTGCTCTGGCCATCCATTAG